The following are encoded together in the Daucus carota subsp. sativus chromosome 5, DH1 v3.0, whole genome shotgun sequence genome:
- the LOC108221027 gene encoding subtilisin-like protease SBT4.14 — MEEVIGDFGVMEGRWTEEFTDLESVEYSKIGVIDGGWSEELMSDDINNFQSLTIAPVDHQKQCSIVGGSLNPHGYMCVSAIGCKRKQLNFFGIHEATCEGIVPRAQIYAYPIGCERCERRPPGGIENAIRKAIQDGVKVLSISIGYTVGRAHRLKCPKNDDYGMSILDGVKKDMLTCVTVGNDGPLGESAKNGMPWALTVGAHTSTNVVQTVIEVAVDKNVPLVDILEHDKNGNLNIIGKFKGSSLNVQESPFFKLCILEDVFGKDCILKADRSSEMCYLDLAKPQSRTLVAGSSVSSIMKVSLSKEIVDQLLKWQSEFGEIFIRIQRSKIETDSRGVLVPVFSSRGPSRIYKEHIIPEVVAPGYAVLIPHPSTIALNYKSLEVEQTSSGDIEEPLFSDCNIVSGTSIACPQVAGAALILRSYHPRWTPSEVKSALITTAKSFSARNIPGNELVFGPGSINIKAALHPGLVYDENWTHFREYVDQKRSIYDLNLPTFAASFTYTSRSCNRIFRRELKNVGDHKMVYKCVIQYFSKLWDPVEITAVPDCLEFERGEKQKFELIVNIVPRPSAHISALLMWIPVGGGQSVCSPIHLYHHSEFDKSSWYEDGRRDTD; from the exons ATGGAAGAAGTAATTGGAG ATTTCGGCGTAATGGAGGGGAGATGGACCGAAGAGTTTACTGATTTAGAATCTGTTGAATATTCTAAGATTGGCGTCATCGACGGAGGATGGAGTGAAGAACTTATGTCTGATGATATTAACAATTTTCAAAG TTTAACAATTGCTCCCGTCGACCATCAGAAGCAATGTAGTATAGTTGGCGGATCATTAAATCCTCATGGCTATATGTGTGTCTCGGCAATTGGTTGTAAACGCAAACAACTCAACTTTTTTGGCATACACGAGGCTACATGTGAGGGCATTGTCCCCCGTGCCCAAATATACGCCTACCCAATTGGATGCGAAAGATGTGAGCGACGCCCACCTGGAGGTATAGAAAACGCTATTCGTAAAGCTATTCAAGATGGAGTCAAAGTTCTTTCCATATCTATAGGATATACAGTGGGTCGTGCTCATCGATTAAAGTGTCCAAAAAATGACGACTATGGGATGTCTATCTTAGATGGAGTAAAGAAAGACATGTTAACATGTGTTACAGTGGGAAATGACGGTCCACTTGGAGAATCAGCAAAGAATGGTATGCCATGGGCTCTCACAGTAGGAGCACATACATCAACAAATGTAGTGCAAACTGTGATCGAGGTTGCCGTAGACAAAAATGTTCCATTGGTTGATATTTTGGAGCATGATAAAAAtggaaatttaaatataattggcAAGTTTAAG GGGAGTTCTCTCAATGTGCAAGAAAGTCCGTTTTTTAAGTTGTG TATATTGGAAGATGTATTTGGAAAAGATTGTATACTCAAGGCTGACCGATCAAGTGAGATGTGTTATTTGGACCTTGCTAAGCCGCAATCACGGACACTTGTTGCGGGATCGTCGGTTTCTAGTATAATGAAGGTTTCATTGAGTAAGGAGATTGTGGACCAATTGTTGAAGTGGCAGAGCGAATTTGG GGAAATTTTTATAAGAATTCAAAGAAGTAAAATTGAAACAGATAGTAGAGGGGTTTTGGTTCCTGTGTTTTCCTCCCGGGGTCCTTCAAGAATTTACAAAGAACACATAATT CCTGAAGTGGTTGCACCAGGCTATGCTGTCCTTATACCACATCCCAGTACCATAGCACTTAACtataaaagtttagaagttGAACAAACTAGTAGTGGTGATATAGAGGAGCCACTTTTTAGTGACTGCAACATAGTTTCGGGAACTTCAATTGCATGTCCACAAGTAGCAGGAGCTGCTCTTATTTTACGTTCTTACCATCCTCGTTGGACTCCTTCGGAAGTAAAGTCGGCTCTTATAACAACAG CAAAAAGCTTTTCAGCAAGAAACATTCCTGGCAATGAACTTGTATTTGGACCCGGATCGATCAACATTAAAGCTGCTTTACATCCCGGACTTGTATATGACGAAAACTGGACACATTTCAGGGAGTACGTTGATCAAAAGCGTTCAATTTATGACCTCAATCTCCCTACTTTTGCGGCCTCCTTTACTTACACTTCACGGAGTTGCAACCGGATTTTCCGACGTGAATTAAAAAATGTTGGTGACCACAAAATGGTTTACAAATGTGTTATCCAGTATTTCAGCAAATTATGGGATCCCGTAGAAATCACAGCGGTACCTGATTGTCTAGAATTTGAACGTGGTGAGAAGCAGAAATTTGAGTTGATTGTGAATATAGTTCCTCGTCCATCAGCCCATATATCTGCACTACTTATGTGGATTCCAGTTGGTGGCGGACAATCAGTGTGCAGCCCAATTCACTTGTACCATCATAGTGAATTTGACAAATCAAGCTGGTATGAGGATGGTAGGAGAGATACAGATTAA